A window of Primulina tabacum isolate GXHZ01 unplaced genomic scaffold, ASM2559414v2 Contig705, whole genome shotgun sequence genomic DNA:
TCCCGCTGTTCCCGTCCTGGATCAAACCTCGTCTTCCTCTCCTGCTGTTTCTACAATCGTTGAGGTAGATTTGGGCGATCGGAGCTACCCGATTTACATCGGCTCCGGCCTTCTCGATCAACCCCAGCTACTCCAGAAGTAATTGCTTCTCCTTTCGTTCCTTTGATATTATCCGTATGTACGGGTGATCGGTTTGTGATCAATGCTGGTTCACATGATTTGGGTTTTCCCTCTCTTTCTTGTCTTCCGTCTATTTGGATTGTGGAATTTTCTCCTTTTGTTTAGTTTATGTCAGAAAGCTCTGAAAAAACAATAGGAAAAATGGCCCTTGATTGATGAACTGACTAGTTTTTTAGTGATTCAAATTGTTTCTGAAAGGCTGTGCTAGTAAGTAACTTAGCATAATGTGGAttatcgatgatatttgaaGTAATTCACCTCAACCCTGTTCACCCGAGTATTTCCCTGCTTAAGTTTCCCTGCATATGAGTTCTAAAATTATTGTAGTGATTGGTTCAAGgaaatataaattatttgaaGTGACATAATTTATTTTCAGTCCAAATCCAAATATCATCTGtaaatattatgttatataaaaattgatataaaaaataacagGAAAATATGAACCCATGAAAAATACTTAACTATAGTgattattttgatataaaaaaaccCTTGTTTGTTCCATATCACAgaattttttgaatattttaatgTGAAAACACAGATTTAATGTTTTAGTTATACTTATTAACAGCTTTATTATATATGTTAGAATGTCATAAACTTTTGCTAATTTTATACAACTAACTGTTTACCATGATATATATCATTCCTCTTCATTATGgaattctttttcttttgtCGTCTTTTTCCGTAAATGTCCATATCTTATTCATGAAGCATAGTGGGGAGAAATAAAAACTAAAGTGCTCGATGTCTGTATCTTCTTCCAATTGATTTTCATTGTTAGAGTATCTGGTTTATACTGGCCCTTTACTTTTAAGACCACCTTCTGATTGTTATTTATGCATCTTTGTTATTTGCCTATGTTCATGGGATTCATTATGAACTTCTTAATTATGTATTGAGCATCTAAATAAGTTCCTTTGCTACTGGATTGTTCCACTGTGACGAGAGACCTAGCCCACTAGTTAGTGGCATGGCTTCTTCCATGCATTCACTTACGCCAAAAGACAAAGTGAAAAAAATGATAATCTAGTATCTATTGTATCACTATGAtaatatatcaatatttttcCATCGCTATTCTTTGTGTTTTGCTCTCAATTTTTTATTCTTTACTTTTTTCCAATTTCTTTCGCCTCATGTAAAGAGGATTCGAGTTTGGATTTTGCTTTGTTATCTCATTACAATAAGATTACTGTTAAGTCACTTATTACATTATAGGCATGTTCATGGCAAGCAAGTCCTGGTGGTCACCAACACTACTATCGCTCCGTTGTATCTTGATAAAACAATTTGGGCTTTAACTGACCGAAACCCTAATGTCAAAGTTGAGAGCGTAATTTTGCCTGATGGAGAGCAATATAAGAACATGGTAAGTATCCTATGTTTTTAGGACACTGTCATCTggaatcaattaatcaacggcAACTTAGGTGCATTGgcattattttatgttttcatagGATACTCTCATGAAGGTTTTTGATAAAGCAATTGAGTCACGAATGGACCGACGCTGTACATTTGTGGCTCTTGGTGGTGGAGTCATTGGTGACATGTGTGGCTATGCCGCGGCTTCTTACCTGCGTGGAGTAAATTTCATTCAGATTCCTACCACTGTCATGGCACAGGTATGGCGCTGTTAGACTAATTGCATCTCGGATGGTTCATCATATTTTACAGCATTTAGTTTTCACTGTTATTCTGCTATGTTTCTCACCTCAGGTAGATTCTTCGGTTGGGGGTAAAACTGGAATCAACCACCCACTTGGTAAAAATATGATTGGAGCATTCTACCAACCACAATGTGTGCTCATAGACACTGACACTTTGAACACATTACCGGATCGAGAACTAGCATCTGGGCTTGCAGAAGTTATTAAATATGGGCTTATTCGAGATGCCGAATTTTTTGAGTGGCAGGAAAATAACATGCAGGCACTTATGGCAAGGTATAATTTTTTAGTCGTTTGTTGCATATTCATGTTGCCATTAAAACGGCAAGATGTGATTTGTTCGTTGGAcgttgaaataataaaaatagttgAATGAAACCTCGAAATTACTGAGACCTACGTTAATCAAGAGTAGCTGCATAAAATGAGTGAAAAGATGAAAATCTCACTGCTTTTgtatagaatatatatatatattttttgtatagAAGATTTGTTTATCTGTTGTCCGTAAGTATGTGGTTTCGTTTGTGATGATTTGGCCTGTAATATAAAAGGGCTATCTCGTCTGCAGGGATTCCAGAGCATTTACCTATGCTATCAAGCGGTCGTGCGAAAATAAGGCTGAGGTTGTGTCCCTAGATGAGAAGGAAAGTGGATTGAGGGCAACATTGAACTTGGGTCACACTTTTGGTCACGTGAGTGTGATAATTTGATATCTGACGGATGATATTTACTTTTAGAAATACAGTCACGACATGCGATTTTCCTTGTGAAATGCAGCCACACTCCTGAATTCTAAATTTTATGCATTAAGTCATTTTCTGATGAGATATCCACTGATATTCACAGGCTATTGAGACTGGTGTGGGATATGGGCAGTGGCTTCACGGGGAAGCAGTTGCTGCTGGCACGGTATGTAGGTTGTTACTTTCTAATTTCTATAGACTAACAGTTTCATATTATTGATTTGCGCTCTTTTTTTAGCCTCATGAATGAACTCCTACTCCCCTGTATGATACAAACCTAGAAACTCCTAAGAAAACAAATTTTCCGCCACTGGCTTTAACTGGTTGGttacaaatttatttatgcGGTTATGCTCAAGGATGCCATATTTTACAATTTCAGGTCATGGCAGTTGACATGTCTCGCCGACTCGGCTGGATTGACGATTCACTGGTAAAACGGGTGTATAATATCTTTCAACGAGCCAAGTTACCCACAGCCCCCGCAGAATCCATGAGTGTAGACATGTTTAAATCTGTGATGGCGGTAAGAAAGGACAAAGTCAAACACATACAACTCTCGTTAACATTCACGTTTTTGTTCTTGGTGTAATGCTGCTTTATGAAATGCAGGTGGATAAGAAGGTAGCCGATGGTTTGTTAAGGCTTATTCTGTTGAAAGGTCCACTCGGCAGTTGTGTCTTCACCGGTGAGTACGACAGGCAGAGGCCCTCGCTACGACACGTTGCGTGCATTTGCAAGTCCTGATTGATCTTGCTTGTAGCTATTTAACCATTGTCCTTGTGTGTGTAATTTTGCTTGCCAACTTCATCTATTCTTCTATGTGAACTCATTTTCCTTGTTTCTTTATGAGTGTTTCTTCTTGTACCATTACTGAGAGGTTTTGTGTAAAGACCTCACGTATTGTAATATTAGATGTTCTCATTGATGACTAATTAGCTGATGGTTACCAATCAATTTTCGCCTAGAGACTTTATATTCCAATTGAGACatctcatttttcattttttaaataatttcaaaatattataaGTCGCACGGGCGTATGCGCCACATACACACAATATGTATATGTAGATACGCACACTATTGGGGAAGTCCATTAGACTATTTACGTTTTATTTTGGTTGCCAAAAATTGGCCCCGTATGAATTATCTATTAATCCGTGGTAAATGTACATTTGCCATAcctgaaaaagaaaataaaaataggaaACGCGTATACAAAATGACAGTTTCTAATACCATTTTTAATCACAAGAATGAATGTCCTTTGAGGAATTAGTGCTTGATACGGTCAAAAATGATATTATCCGATTTGAGGAGACCAGTAGTTGGCATCTCCGGCCTTCAGCTAATACTCAACAACTCCAAAACAATTAGCTTGTATGGGTCTTCCACTACGTCCGAGCAAGCTTTAGGAGATGCAGGATACTGATGAAAGCTCCTCAAACGCTCAGGTTAGCGATTATCCGATGAAAACTACTTTAAAAAAGAAGAGCAAATGATTATAATAATAGTAAGTTTCTTGTGATACGGTCCTCACGAATCTGTATCCGGGAGACGAGTTATACCTATGgatacccaaataagatatccgtctaacaaaaatacgacccgtgaaattGTCTCACACAGTTTTTGTCCTATAATAAAATGATAGAGATATTTTATAATGTTTTTTTGGGCTTCAACTCTTATGAGCATTGTTGAATTCAGGGGCTTTCATGAAGTCAAAAATAATTTGTGTGGTGCATAGAATTGTAATACTTGTAACtcgaataaatatattatacaatatattttttacataaaaaataataattcagcAATATTTccttcataattttattaaccaaaaaataatgtttttacaAGCGAAAATAATAGTTGGACATAAATTTAATAGTTTTCATAATCAGATTGGATTGGATCGGAGATCTCTCTCACATGGTTTTTTGTCTTATGTATTTATTTGGTGTATGATTGTTTTTTATTATACCCTGTTTACTTATACTAGTCATCGAAAAAAGCAATATTATCGTATTCACtaacaaaaaattatttgatctcatataatcataaattaaaaaattatacaaaGTACGAGAGTGAACATAATTAAAATCATTCACTTCGAAATGCATATTTTAGTAGTTTACGTGTCCtctatttcaaatttaaaatataaaaactcAGTTCACCAGATATAAAGTTGGAACAAGTTGGGACCCAATTGTCAGAGCCCAACAAAACGAGAGTCTTAACGCAGATGCAAATGCCCTAAGCCCGACGGCAAATTAGGCCTGTTTATTCCGGTCCATCGGCCCAGTGATATTTTCTTCCCCGCTGGAAAATCGGGGATAGAAATTAGAAAAATGGAGAACGAATTCAATGACAGCATTTCCCGGCTAAAGTAAGGTAGCCATTCACTAGATTTCTCCCCGCAGTTTCAAGTCTCTCACTTCCAGTGAACCTCCatttttctctctctctctggaTCTCGATCCCCCCATGTTCTCTCATTCCCCTCGACGGTTCTCGTTTCTTCTTCTTCCGAtcttagggttagggtttgaaTTTGACAGTTTTTTCTCGGTGTGTTGACAGGTTTTTCGATTGAAAGGGGAGCTTGTGAATTCTATGTTGTCTTTTAGTATGTGTCATTGGGTGTAAATTGATAATCGCGTGCGGCATCAGGTCTTCTGGAGAAGATCTGAGAGGTGgacggtgtgtgtgtgtgtgtgtgaaggAAGGTGGGTGCGAATTTTTCCATCTGAAGAATGAGTGCGTCGAGATTCATCAAGTGTGTGACGGTGGGCGATGGTGCCGTTGGCAAGACCTGTCTCTTGATTTCCTACACCAGTAATACCTTCCCCACGGTAGTACACCCTTTTCCTCGTTCCTTATCGTTTCTTGACATTCAGTAAATCTTGAGAAGTTGGTGAAATGAGTGAAAAAATCTGAGCTTGCGTTTCCGTTTCTTGTCTGTTGATGGAAGGAAAGATATCTGCTTACTTGTGACGTTGCATCTTGTGGAAGAATGTGTATTGTTAAATCTTCGAAAGAGAACCTCAGATCAGTTTTGATTGAATGTTGCTTGTTGGTTTTTTCCGTATGTAGATTATTTCCAGATAGGTAATGAATAACATTTTAAATGTATGATTTGCAATCTGTTTaacatctttattttattatttaaatcaaaCAGGATTATGTGCCCACCGTATTCGACAATTTTAGTGCAATGTGGTCGTTAACGGGAGCACTGTTAACCTAGGCCTCTGGGATACTGCAGGTAACTAGATATATCTTTCTTGATAACTATTCTTCCAAAATTTCTTATGCACGGGGTTCAATACGGAAATTTAGAAATGT
This region includes:
- the LOC142534821 gene encoding 3-dehydroquinate synthase, chloroplastic-like; its protein translation is MFGLKASATPAVPVLDQTSSSSPAVSTIVEVDLGDRSYPIYIGSGLLDQPQLLQKHVHGKQVLVVTNTTIAPLYLDKTIWALTDRNPNVKVESVILPDGEQYKNMDTLMKVFDKAIESRMDRRCTFVALGGGVIGDMCGYAAASYLRGVNFIQIPTTVMAQVDSSVGGKTGINHPLGKNMIGAFYQPQCVLIDTDTLNTLPDRELASGLAEVIKYGLIRDAEFFEWQENNMQALMARDSRAFTYAIKRSCENKAEVVSLDEKESGLRATLNLGHTFGHAIETGVGYGQWLHGEAVAAGTVMAVDMSRRLGWIDDSLVKRVYNIFQRAKLPTAPAESMSVDMFKSVMAVDKKVADGLLRLILLKGPLGSCVFTGEYDRQRPSLRHVACICKS